Sequence from the Pirellulales bacterium genome:
CCAGGCGGTTATGGAGTTCTTCGAGACATCAACGGGCAATCTGCTGGCTGCGGAAGCATCCGCCAATGTGCGGCATCACCTGGCACTGTCGGTCGTCGGCACCGAGCGCCTCCTGGCAAGTGGCTACTTCCGCGCTAAGATGGCGCAGGAGAATTTGATCAAGGCTTCTCGCGTACCGTATACGATTGTTCGCGCAACGCAATTCTTTGAGTTCGCAGGGGGCATCGCCGATTCGGCAAGCGACGGGAAAACGGTTCGCTTGCCACCCGCTATGATGCAACCAATCGCGTCGGAGGATGTCGCTAGCGCGCTCGCCGATATTGCCGTTCAAGAACCTTTGAACGGCACGCTCGAGCTGGCGGGCCCCGAACCGATCCGCATGGACGAGCTCGTCCAACGATTCTTGACCGCACGCCACGATGCGCGGCGCGTGACGACCGATGTTCAGGCGCTCTATTACGGAATCAAGGTGAATGATCAAAGTCTCACTCCCGGTGACCACCCGCGTATCGGCCCGACACGCTTCCAAGAATGGCTGAACCGCTCGGCGTGAGCAAGTTCCGGACGTGCCGCGCACATTCGGAAAAAATTGACGGGGCATCAAGTGGGAAGTCGAGGATAACGACCGAATAACGTGACGACCTGACGCCCTCTCGCGCGACCGGCTCGGGCTTGCCACAAGCGGACGAGCTGCTCGCTGAAAATCACCAAGATACACCGCGTTCGCATTGACCGGCGGATTGACCGAGAATGACGCGCACGCGTTTGAGTGAGTTCCTGCGATAACGCCGAGGCGGCATCCCCTAGTCTGTGACCTACCGGTATTGAGCAGAAGCATTCTACTACCAAGTCAGGTATCATCAGGTGGTTCTCGAAGTTGCCATACTCGACGTTGTCCCGGGTCAGGAAACCGCCTTTCAAGCGTCGTTTGCGCAAGCGCAACACATCATTTCATCCATGCCGGGTTACCTCAGCCACAATCTCAAGCGGTGTTTAGAAAAACCGTCAAGGTACATCCTCCTGGTTTCTTGGGAGAAGCTTGAAGATCACACGGTAGGATTTCGCGGATCGGCGGAATATGGGCGGTGGAAGTCGTTGCTGCATCACTACTACGATCCGTTTCCAATGGTCGAACACTACGTTGACTCCGGCGTCTAGCGACCGCCTTCGATCCAGAATTGGCGCGGCAGTTCCGCAATCTTGTACGTAGCTGCAGATCGTGAAAAAGACAAATGCTCACCGAGACGTTCCAGAGACGAAATATCTAGACCGAGCCCAGGCGGGCGCACAGGCGCTACCTTTGCCGGCGTCGATGTCAGCTTCGGCCAGAACGTTCTGTTGACTGTCTGACCCTCGTACGGAAAATCGCATCGTCATTCGATCCATCCAACCGCGTATCTTCCAGGTTTCGCCTTTCGGCCTCCAACCGACAAAGAGCTCACTTATGCGACTTATCACGCTAACCGGCTTGCTGATTTGCTCATTGGCTGCCACCCTCCGCGCCGCCGGCAACGACGCCGACCGTTTCCTGGAAACCGCCAAGAAGTTGATCCAGGCCATCAATAGCGATGACTCGCCCGCCATCCAGGCAAGCTTCGGCACTCAGATGCAGCAAGCGTTGCCGCCCGACAAGTCCACTCCCTTTTTTCGCCAACTTGTGACCGCCAAAGGCAAGTTAAAAGAAGCCGGCGCGCCACAAGTCGCTGGTTCCACCGCCATCGTCCGCGTGACGGCCGAGCGCGGAGCTTGGGACTTCAAAATCACCCTGGAGCCCGCCGGAAAAATCGCCGGACTGCTCGTCACCCCGGCTGCGGCCAATGCGCCCGCGCCCGCTTCCGGCCCGCGATTTACCAAAGTGGTCAACAAACTTATCCAGGCGATCAATAACGACGATGCCGCAGCCATCCAGGCAAGCTTCGACGCTCAGATGCAGCAAGCACTGCCGCCCGACAAGGCCACTCCCTTTTTCCGCCAGCTTGTTGCTGCCGTCGGCAAGTTGAAGGAGGCCGGTGTCCCTCAGGTCACCGGATCCACCGCCATCGTGCGCGTGACGGCCGAGCGCGGAGCTTTGGACTTTAAAATCGACCTGGAACCTGCAGGCAAAATATCGGGACTCACCGTGACTCCGCCTGAGTCCGTTCCAGCGGTCGACGCGACGGCCGTCCCGCGCAGCCGCACCGCCATGCAACTTCCGTTTCGAGGCGAGTGGTACATCTTTTGGGGCGGAGACAATGAAAAGGTCAACTACCACGTCGGCGTGCCTGGCCAGCGCCGCGCCGCCGATATCATCATCAGGGGCGCCGACAAACGCTCTCACAAGGAAAGCGGCCGACGCAACGAAGATTACCTCGTCTACGGGCAGCCAATCCTGGCCGCAGCCGCCGGAACCATCGTCACCGCGATCGACGGCGTCCCCGATAACGAACCGGGTTCAATGAATCCTTTGTGCGCCGTCGGAAACTGCCTGATTATCGACCAGGGCTCCAACGAGTTCGCCGTCTATGCACATCTCAAGCCCGGCTCACTGCGCGTCCGCCGCGGCGACAAGGTGCGCCAGGGCCAGGTGGTCGCCCTCTGCGGTAACAG
This genomic interval carries:
- a CDS encoding DUF3887 domain-containing protein, translating into MIQAINSDDSPAIQASFGTQMQQALPPDKSTPFFRQLVTAKGKLKEAGAPQVAGSTAIVRVTAERGAWDFKITLEPAGKIAGLLVTPAAANAPAPASGPRFTKVVNKLIQAINNDDAAAIQASFDAQMQQALPPDKATPFFRQLVAAVGKLKEAGVPQVTGSTAIVRVTAERGALDFKIDLEPAGKISGLTVTPPESVPAVDATAVPRSRTAMQLPFRGEWYIFWGGDNEKVNYHVGVPGQRRAADIIIRGADKRSHKESGRRNEDYLVYGQPILAAAAGTIVTAIDGVPDNEPGSMNPLCAVGNCLIIDQGSNEFAVYAHLKPGSLRVRRGDKVRQGQVVALCGNSGNTSEPHLHFHLQDNALLQNGAGITPYFTNVKCRRGDDTLTDEEYTFLQGDFIQPTTKK
- a CDS encoding SDR family oxidoreductase, producing MKIVVIGGSGLIGKKLVNNLRERGQQVVAASPSLGVNTLTGKGLAEAVHGAEVVVDVANSPSWEDQAVMEFFETSTGNLLAAEASANVRHHLALSVVGTERLLASGYFRAKMAQENLIKASRVPYTIVRATQFFEFAGGIADSASDGKTVRLPPAMMQPIASEDVASALADIAVQEPLNGTLELAGPEPIRMDELVQRFLTARHDARRVTTDVQALYYGIKVNDQSLTPGDHPRIGPTRFQEWLNRSA
- a CDS encoding antibiotic biosynthesis monooxygenase, coding for MVLEVAILDVVPGQETAFQASFAQAQHIISSMPGYLSHNLKRCLEKPSRYILLVSWEKLEDHTVGFRGSAEYGRWKSLLHHYYDPFPMVEHYVDSGV